A region of the Haematobia irritans isolate KBUSLIRL chromosome 5, ASM5000362v1, whole genome shotgun sequence genome:
gtatatgattgttttcgacgtactggggattctcagaagcgcccccaaattcaaaaaatgttggcagggtagtgatggcaaaatactttcatgtacatttcatactttttcatacgcttcccccatcacagttggcgattgttgcagtgtcactttcctgccagcatttcaaagttccatttcattctcatcgctaccacagactcgtaaatgtcactaaaacaatcgccaactgtgatggggaaagcatatcaaaaagtacaaaatgtacatgaaagtattttgccaaaaatatggTGCAACTATAATCGAAGTATATTTTGATCCTTCTCCAAtacttttggaaaatgtatcatGCATTACCAGtttgtttttaaacaaattccACTACCTAGTTAATTCATCATGGACTAGACAGCTGATCAAACAAAAGGCGACATATTTGTTTCTGTATAGCTGTTTTTGTCGCGATTGTTTTAtgttgtgagtgtgtgtgtggtgGAAAATCTCGTCGGTTTCGCAAATTGTTGTTTGTCGGTGtcctgaaaataaaaaaattggggaAAAAGTTAATAATATCCAACTTTGAGTGCAAAATAATATAGGGAAAATGCCAGTTAATCGTCATTGCATAGTGCGAGGATGTAAAAATGAAGAGGGACTTACCCTCTTCAGTTTTAGCTACGATAATATGGATGCATGGTTGCAGCAACTGGGAATGGAAGGAAGAATAATTAAAATGTCCTACGAGAAAGTTTGTCAACGGCATTTCAGTGATGAAAGTTTcgttaattataataaatcgaAACTTAAATCTGATGCAGTTCCGACATTATTTCTCGATCTTGAGGATGATGAACCACCAGGTAAGTGGTTTACTAATTGGAAATGGGCTTTATTTTCTGATGGGTGGGGCGGGATTATTCTAGAATATATGAACCTATGTGTATTAAACACATAAAGAGTATAATATAGCAGTAGTTAAtcctttttggaaaattgtttacatTGGACAATAAAAGGCAAAAGTTGAACCAAATATCGATGAAGTTGTGGTACTCTTATGCCACGACTCTCTTAGATACAGTCTGTACAAATTTACCAAGTTGTAGACCTTAATATGGAGAggtcgaatattttttttaaaaattgtttatttttcttttcatataAAGGTTTAGGGTTTTGAATCCTTGGTCAAAAGCAAATCAGAATGGTTATGAGATCATGTGGGCCAAAGTTCATATTCCGTTCGTCATGCATATGATCGTTTATAAATGTTTTACTTTTTCAGCCTAATCAAAAATTCAATGCAAACAGATTCTGAGCATAAAATATAGAGTCAGAATTTCAATACAATTGGATCAAAGTCGTATCTGAGAGATGGGTATATAGGCAATCCTCTAAAAACTAAACTCTAGTTTTGGACTACGTTCGAAATACTATGAAGCTTGGTTCAATGTTTGCTAGGGCGGCATTCTTCAAAGAAGATAGTGGATTCAATACAAGAAATTGacgatattttttcaataaagccCGATAATAAGTTCATATTATTGGacgaaaatagtatttttttgcgATTACTTCTCCTTGTTAATtctttttaatgaatacaaacTTTTTGAATTATTTCATTGGATCGTTCCcttctaaattttaataaaattacttaaaaatgttataattttataatacttTCGATGTTTTATTTTTGAGTTTAGCAGCTAAAATCAAACATAGCGCTTTAAAAATCTATGAACATGCCAGCGCTTGAGATTAATCAATAATTATCCGCTATACTTATTTCAAAATTaggctttttcaaaaatttaccaccaaaactacaaaaacttcaaatttttatccCAAAGAGTAGTTTATTGTTAAGAAATCGATTTCCAAAATCATAATTAAGCAAATTATATTACATATAATAGTCCCCTCCAAAACCTCCTGGTGGTGGAAAATGGTCAGGATTTGGATTAGGTCTCAAACCTCGATCGGGTGGTCCAAAGGGATCGAAACGTGGTCGAGGGCCTGTACCAGGACCTATACGAAACTCAGGGTTCGAGGGAAATGGAAATAGATTTCCTGGACCACCTCGGCCTAATGGATCTAGGTCGCCACGGCCCACATCGGGAAAACCAAAGGGAGGAGGTCCTGAAAAGTGTGGTGTTGGTCCATaactataaaatgaaaaaaaaaatatatatatatatataattcaatGAAAAGGCACATAAACAATTGCAATTTTCCTACGGATTGAAGGGGCGTCTTGGTAGGGGATCATGATCTGGATTGGCTGTAGAGGACGACGATGTTTGAGTAGTAACAGCCCGGCTTGTTCCAGGAAAGacctataataaaaaatatcatcCCGTCATTTTTACATGCACGGTTTCAATACCATTAAATATCTACCGGCTCCAATAACTCTTTACGATAACGGTCTGCCAACTGCGAAGCATTTGGTATTGTCTTTGTTATGTTTCCTTTAAGTTCCTTAATCCATTCCTCTGGATCTAAGCCAATATTTGAAACTTTATGTGTCTTAACATCCATTAGGGTAATAATAAGTGAACCCTCTGTCCTTAAGCCCAGCAATATATACAACTGTTTATTGTGGATATACCGCAAGGCATAGTTCTTTTCGTTATCGTTCCAATTGTCTGGCAACAATTCTGAACTGGAATTTTCATCGTCTTCAGTAAACGTTTTCTAAGGAGGTATAAAAAAACCAGTTATATTT
Encoded here:
- the PI31 gene encoding proteasome inhibitor 31 kDa; its protein translation is MSSSQNDFFYGWDLLFKTIEKQLNKKDDLLIALVHFVLTKHSQFRCIGIGDDKTFTEDDENSSSELLPDNWNDNEKNYALRYIHNKQLYILLGLRTEGSLIITLMDVKTHKVSNIGLDPEEWIKELKGNITKTIPNASQLADRYRKELLEPVFPGTSRAVTTQTSSSSTANPDHDPLPRRPFNPYGPTPHFSGPPPFGFPDVGRGDLDPLGRGGPGNLFPFPSNPEFRIGPGTGPRPRFDPFGPPDRGLRPNPNPDHFPPPGGFGGDYYM